In Labrus mixtus chromosome 11, fLabMix1.1, whole genome shotgun sequence, a single window of DNA contains:
- the LOC132984136 gene encoding uncharacterized protein LOC132984136 isoform X1 produces the protein MKLSGLIELTFLLILTSCAEGIGNWTVNVNDHIEVGRGSSVTIDCTFKCPSTQCDGKVEVYWKKFQMSSFNTKDNDKYAFIYHKNDTYVLEKYRGRTELKNEGSGDCSLEIKNVTENDSELYVRIITPSEQYSFYNNKVAIRVVDRNNTSSEADTTPTPAENNSLQMYTTICVPVAALVILIIIVGVFCFIKHKRTQAFTREESGYYENFSRALSNDAKSEISCKKIDELPELKDIEEPVYVNMKDPLDRVDQSVDHTHNVYGNVDYSQ, from the exons atgaaGCTAAGTGGCCTGATTGAACTCACTTTCTTATTGATCCTGACCTCTTGTGCAGAAG GTATCGGAAACTGGACAGTAAATGTCAATGATCACATTGAAGTAGGAAGAGGCTCAAGTGTGACCATAGATTGTACGTTTAAATGTCCATCTACTCAATGCGATGGCAAGGTTGAAGTTTACTGGAAGAAGTTTCAGATGAGCAGCTTTAATACCAAAGACAATGACaaatatgcatttatttatcaCAAGAATGATACATATGTGCTGGAGAAATACAGAGGAAGGACAGAGCTCAAAAATGAAGGCAGTGGAGACTGCTCCCTGGAGATCAAAAATGTCACGGAAAATGATTCAGAACTTTATGTGAGAATTATCACACCGTCTGAGCAATACAGTTTCTACAATAACAAAGTCGCTATTCGTGTGGTTG ataGGAATAACACGTCATCAGAAGCCGATACAACACCAA CTCCTGCAGAGAATAATTCACTACAAATGTATACGACCATCTGTGTGCCCGTTGCTGCACTTGTGATCCTCATTATTATCGTTGGAGTTTTCtgtttcataaaacacaaaag GACACAGGCCTTTACTCGGGAGGAATCAGGATATTATGAAAATTTTAGCAGAGCATTATCAAATGACGCCAAAAG tgAAATATCTTGCAAAAAAATTGATGAGCTGCCTGAACTGAAAGACATTGAGGAGCCTGTCTACGTCAACATGAAG GACCCACTGGATCGTGTGGATCAAAGTGTGGATCACACTCACAACGTATATGGAAATGTAGATTATTCACAATAG
- the si:dkey-238d18.4 gene encoding TBC1 domain family member 15 has product MEELRNWRPLQTAGEGTSSTDRQQSHGGFQRQVAVVNSPALSAARLTLPGVMDAEGRVDESRLRMHIFKNGGVSPSERGLVWRFLFGMYPCSSTALERSLLQEQLVVRYSVMKRKWQQLLPAAVHIHLNGTDAELVAAVRYFDQRQARAQQQTQDQSGEVWERLAFLELQAQILFERATFDQEELREAIRIIDKDVPRTNRDLSYYQGEGSANLLVLRDILITYAAFHPEVSYAQGMNDLCSRFLEVLDSEVDTFWSFSCYMEKFSKDFRADGLHRKIELEAALLKELDPQLYAHLVTDSMESFTFCHRWLLLGFQREFEHSDALRLFEILSCDHLELISQQVDRARYQERLARKYSTEENSESNLQAINTDFTFELFICAAILLENRDALLKCRDDVQLIQFTSSLQGTLDLNSTLKKAEHHLYNYCKRCAWDYMNGHCRTHKSKEEDFLCQLRSLLVLK; this is encoded by the exons ATGGAAGAACTTAGGAATTGGCGTCCACTGCAGACAGCAGGAGAAGGGACGAGCTCCACAGATCGTCAGCAGTCACATGGCGGCTTCCAGAGACAAGTAGCAGTGGTCAATTCCCCTGCTCTGTCCGCCGCACGACTCACCTTACCTGGAGTCATGGACGCCGAGGGGAGGGTGGACGAGTCAAGACTAAGGATGCATATCTTCAAAAAcg GTGGCGTGTCTCCATCTGAACGTGGCCTTGTGTGGCGTTTCCTGTTTGGGATGTACCCGTGCAGCTCGACAGCCTTAGAGCGCTCACTtctgcaggagcagctggttgTACGTTACAGtgtcatgaaaagaaagtgGCAGCAGCTCCTTCCTGCAGCTGTGCACATTCACCTCAACGGCACTGATG CTGAGTTAGTGGCAGCAGTCCGTTACTTTGACCAGAGGCAGGCACGGGCCCAACAACAGACCCAGGACCAGTCTGGGGAGGTCTGGGAAAGACTGGCTTTCTTGGAACTTCAAGCACAG ATACTGTTTGAGCGAGCCACATTTGACCAGGAGGAGCTGCGGGAAGCAATACGAATCATTGACAAGGATGTGCCGAGAACTAACAGAGACCTGAGCTATTACCA gGGCGAAGGTTCAGCCAATCTGCTGGTGTTAAGAGATATCCTCATCACATATGCTGCTTTTCACCCAG AGGTCAGTTACGCTCAAGGCATGAACGACCTGTGCAGCCGATTCCTTGAGGTTCTTGACTCGGAGGTGGACACTTTCTGGAGTTTTTCCTGCTACATGGAGAAATTCTCCAAGGACTTCAGGGCTGATGGTCTTCACAGAAAAATAG AGTTGGAGGCAGCGCTGCTGAAAGAACTGGATCCTCAGCTATATGCTCATTTAGTCACAGACAGTATGGAGAGCTTCACCTTCTGCCACAG GTGGCTGCTGCTGGGTttccagagggagtttgaacACAGCGACGCTTTACGTTTGTTTGAGATCCTGAGTTGTGACCACCTCGAGCTCATCTCCCAACAAGTAGACCGAGCCCGTTATCAGGAGAGACTGGCACGAAAATACAGCACag AGGAGAATTCAGAGTCAAATCTTCAGGCCATCAACACTGACTTCACCTTTGAGCTCTTCATCTGTGCGGCCATCCTGTTGGAGAACAGAGACGCTCTGCTCAAGTGTCGAGATGATGTACAACTTATCCAGTTTACTAGCAG CCTTCAGGGAACACTGGACCTGAACAGCACGCTGAAGAAAGCAGAGCATCATCTGTACAACTACTGCAAGCGCTGTGCTTGGGACTATATGAACGGGCACTGCAGAACACACAAGAGCAAAGAAGAGGACTTTCTTTGTCAGCTGCGGAGTTTACTTGTTTTAAAGTGA
- the LOC132984138 gene encoding sialic acid-binding Ig-like lectin 13 isoform X2 translates to MASLKCPLLYVLLCFQAVQTEASSWTATVPSSVKGLLGSCVVIPCTFDYPDPGRTLTGLTGMWNNEAHQLINHPVQSKVIEQYRGRTELLGDVRQKNCSLKIDPIQQSDQGPFNFRIEMADYEKYSYRANSVSIAMISEPDQIIFSVKNELKEGETVSASCSVSHSCPASPPVFNWSHSGENVFQQQQLDAGQWKATSTLTFNPTHVDHEKNLQCSVRYKGGKHQTTSKKLNVKYAPVNVKVEYKSKVKEGESVRMKCSSDANPPASYEWHNETGAQLFQGKVYTLHNASRHTGALYCTAINTIARSKSSPVQLNVLHAPEIKTMSSCYAEADMVKCVCIAESSPASTVHFVLSDKVVPKAKIEKHGLVTIGTLQVEFGSSGFVRCLANNTQGSADLTLYFPVNSKMQNIYISIAIGAGGILVILLIAVGVKKWGRSVDAATTPLSTMKADKDVEHPQYATATTKRIEKTDDDDDCLGGVYANEPVYGNMETDQDDAIYANM, encoded by the exons ATGGCTTCTTTAAAATGCCCTCTACTTtatgtgttgctttgttttcaaG cTGTTCAAACTGAAGCCTCCTCTTGGACAGCTACGGTCCCTTCCTCAGTTAAAGGTCTCCTTGGATCCTGTGTGGTGATCCCCTGTACATTTGACTACCCAGATCCAGGGAGGACTCTCACTGGATTGACAGGGATGTGGAACAATGAGGCACACCAGCTCATCAATCACCCGGTTCAGTCTAAAGTCATTGAGCAGTATCGGGGCCGAACGGAGCTGCTGGGAGACGTCAGACAAAAGAACTGTTCTCTGAAGATTGACCCCATCCAACAAAGTGACCAGGGACCTTTTAATTTCAGGATTGAAATGGCCGACTATGAAAAATATTCTTACAGAGCCAACTCTGTTTCCATTGCAATGATAA GTGAACCAGATCAAATCATTTTCTCTGTGAAAAACGAGTTAAAGGAGGGTGAAACTGTGTCTGCTTCCTGCTCTGTGTCTCACTCCtgccctgcttctcctcctgtctTCAACTGGAGTCACTCAGGAGAGAACGTtttccaacagcagcagctcgatGCTGGCCAGTGGAAAGCAACTTCTACTCTGACCTTTAACCCTACACACGTTGATCATGAGAAGAATTTACAATGCTCCGTGAGATACAAGGGAGGGAAGCACCAGACCACATCCAAGAAGCTCAACGTGAAAT ATGCCCCGGTGAATGTGAAGGTTGAGTACAAGTCAAAAGTTAAGGAGGGGGAATCTGTGCGGATGAAATGCTCCAGTGATGCTAACCCCCCAGCCAGCTATGAGTGGCATAATGAAACTGGTGCTCAGCTGTTTCAAGGGAAGGTCTACACGCTGCACAATGCCTCCAGACATACAGGAGCTCTCTACTGTACTGCCATTAATACAATAGCACGAAGCAAGTCAAGCCCTGTGCAGCTCAATGTGTTAC ATGCCCCTGAGATTAAGACCATGTCTTCCTGCTACGCAGAGGCAGACATGGTAAAGTGCGTGTGCATTGCGGAGTCAAGTCCTGCGAGCACGGTTCACTTTGTGCTCTCTGACAAAGTCGTGCCAAAAGCAAAGATAGAGAAACACGGCCTTGTTACCATCGGTACTCTACAGGTAGAGTTTGGATCCTCTGGGTTTGTCCGCTGTTTGGCAAACAACACGCAGGGCAGCGCAGACCTCACACTCTATTTCCCGGTTAACA gtaaaatgcagaatatttacatttctataGCCATTGGAGCAGGAGGGATTCTGGTGATACTTTTGATAGCAGTGGGGGTGAAAAAATG GGGGAGGTCTGTAGATGCAGCAACAACTCCTTTGAGCACCATGAAGGCGGATAAAGATGTGGAGCACCCTCAGTATGCTACAGCAACTACAAAGAG AATAGAGAAGaccgatgatgatgacgattgCCTAGGTGGTGTTTATGCCAATGAACCTGTTTATGGTAACATGGAG ACCGACCAGGATGACGCAATATACGCCAATATGTAA
- the LOC132984138 gene encoding sialic acid-binding Ig-like lectin 13 isoform X1, with translation MASLKCPLLYVLLCFQAVQTEASSWTATVPSSVKGLLGSCVVIPCTFDYPDPGRTLTGLTGMWNNEAHQLINHPVQSKVIEQYRGRTELLGDVRQKNCSLKIDPIQQSDQGPFNFRIEMADYEKYSYRANSVSIAMISEPDQIIFSVKNELKEGETVSASCSVSHSCPASPPVFNWSHSGENVFQQQQLDAGQWKATSTLTFNPTHVDHEKNLQCSVRYKGGKHQTTSKKLNVKYAPVNVKVEYKSKVKEGESVRMKCSSDANPPASYEWHNETGAQLFQGKVYTLHNASRHTGALYCTAINTIARSKSSPVQLNVLHAPEIKTMSSCYAEADMVKCVCIAESSPASTVHFVLSDKVVPKAKIEKHGLVTIGTLQVEFGSSGFVRCLANNTQGSADLTLYFPVNSKMQNIYISIAIGAGGILVILLIAVGVKKCRGRSVDAATTPLSTMKADKDVEHPQYATATTKRIEKTDDDDDCLGGVYANEPVYGNMETDQDDAIYANM, from the exons ATGGCTTCTTTAAAATGCCCTCTACTTtatgtgttgctttgttttcaaG cTGTTCAAACTGAAGCCTCCTCTTGGACAGCTACGGTCCCTTCCTCAGTTAAAGGTCTCCTTGGATCCTGTGTGGTGATCCCCTGTACATTTGACTACCCAGATCCAGGGAGGACTCTCACTGGATTGACAGGGATGTGGAACAATGAGGCACACCAGCTCATCAATCACCCGGTTCAGTCTAAAGTCATTGAGCAGTATCGGGGCCGAACGGAGCTGCTGGGAGACGTCAGACAAAAGAACTGTTCTCTGAAGATTGACCCCATCCAACAAAGTGACCAGGGACCTTTTAATTTCAGGATTGAAATGGCCGACTATGAAAAATATTCTTACAGAGCCAACTCTGTTTCCATTGCAATGATAA GTGAACCAGATCAAATCATTTTCTCTGTGAAAAACGAGTTAAAGGAGGGTGAAACTGTGTCTGCTTCCTGCTCTGTGTCTCACTCCtgccctgcttctcctcctgtctTCAACTGGAGTCACTCAGGAGAGAACGTtttccaacagcagcagctcgatGCTGGCCAGTGGAAAGCAACTTCTACTCTGACCTTTAACCCTACACACGTTGATCATGAGAAGAATTTACAATGCTCCGTGAGATACAAGGGAGGGAAGCACCAGACCACATCCAAGAAGCTCAACGTGAAAT ATGCCCCGGTGAATGTGAAGGTTGAGTACAAGTCAAAAGTTAAGGAGGGGGAATCTGTGCGGATGAAATGCTCCAGTGATGCTAACCCCCCAGCCAGCTATGAGTGGCATAATGAAACTGGTGCTCAGCTGTTTCAAGGGAAGGTCTACACGCTGCACAATGCCTCCAGACATACAGGAGCTCTCTACTGTACTGCCATTAATACAATAGCACGAAGCAAGTCAAGCCCTGTGCAGCTCAATGTGTTAC ATGCCCCTGAGATTAAGACCATGTCTTCCTGCTACGCAGAGGCAGACATGGTAAAGTGCGTGTGCATTGCGGAGTCAAGTCCTGCGAGCACGGTTCACTTTGTGCTCTCTGACAAAGTCGTGCCAAAAGCAAAGATAGAGAAACACGGCCTTGTTACCATCGGTACTCTACAGGTAGAGTTTGGATCCTCTGGGTTTGTCCGCTGTTTGGCAAACAACACGCAGGGCAGCGCAGACCTCACACTCTATTTCCCGGTTAACA gtaaaatgcagaatatttacatttctataGCCATTGGAGCAGGAGGGATTCTGGTGATACTTTTGATAGCAGTGGGGGTGAAAAAATG CAGGGGGAGGTCTGTAGATGCAGCAACAACTCCTTTGAGCACCATGAAGGCGGATAAAGATGTGGAGCACCCTCAGTATGCTACAGCAACTACAAAGAG AATAGAGAAGaccgatgatgatgacgattgCCTAGGTGGTGTTTATGCCAATGAACCTGTTTATGGTAACATGGAG ACCGACCAGGATGACGCAATATACGCCAATATGTAA
- the LOC132984136 gene encoding uncharacterized protein LOC132984136 isoform X2: MKLSGLIELTFLLILTSCAEGIGNWTVNVNDHIEVGRGSSVTIDCTFKCPSTQCDGKVEVYWKKFQMSSFNTKDNDKYAFIYHKNDTYVLEKYRGRTELKNEGSGDCSLEIKNVTENDSELYVRIITPSEQYSFYNNKVAIRVVAPAENNSLQMYTTICVPVAALVILIIIVGVFCFIKHKRTQAFTREESGYYENFSRALSNDAKSEISCKKIDELPELKDIEEPVYVNMKDPLDRVDQSVDHTHNVYGNVDYSQ; the protein is encoded by the exons atgaaGCTAAGTGGCCTGATTGAACTCACTTTCTTATTGATCCTGACCTCTTGTGCAGAAG GTATCGGAAACTGGACAGTAAATGTCAATGATCACATTGAAGTAGGAAGAGGCTCAAGTGTGACCATAGATTGTACGTTTAAATGTCCATCTACTCAATGCGATGGCAAGGTTGAAGTTTACTGGAAGAAGTTTCAGATGAGCAGCTTTAATACCAAAGACAATGACaaatatgcatttatttatcaCAAGAATGATACATATGTGCTGGAGAAATACAGAGGAAGGACAGAGCTCAAAAATGAAGGCAGTGGAGACTGCTCCCTGGAGATCAAAAATGTCACGGAAAATGATTCAGAACTTTATGTGAGAATTATCACACCGTCTGAGCAATACAGTTTCTACAATAACAAAGTCGCTATTCGTGTGGTTG CTCCTGCAGAGAATAATTCACTACAAATGTATACGACCATCTGTGTGCCCGTTGCTGCACTTGTGATCCTCATTATTATCGTTGGAGTTTTCtgtttcataaaacacaaaag GACACAGGCCTTTACTCGGGAGGAATCAGGATATTATGAAAATTTTAGCAGAGCATTATCAAATGACGCCAAAAG tgAAATATCTTGCAAAAAAATTGATGAGCTGCCTGAACTGAAAGACATTGAGGAGCCTGTCTACGTCAACATGAAG GACCCACTGGATCGTGTGGATCAAAGTGTGGATCACACTCACAACGTATATGGAAATGTAGATTATTCACAATAG
- the LOC132984137 gene encoding sialic acid-binding Ig-like lectin 14, with protein sequence MELKLGLSFLSLLVILHFESSHGQWAAIVPPKISALQGSCVVIPCSYTYPKRASKENLNRWIGFWKKKGTIISTNLPKWKLPTKYRKRTLFLGNLQTHECTMMLDGVRRTDTGPFYFRIELPQYGRSYSYTNNHVTIDVMSNPPVPSLSVQVRDKITASCSVSHSCPSYPPQFIWSHPGIITLRSKKLNMWEWETVSTVTLKPLPIDFNKNLTCTVKYRGGKQARNSTIISV encoded by the exons ATGGAGCTGAAGTTGGGGCTTTCCTTTCTGTCTTTACTTG TGATCCTTCATTTCGAGTCCTCTCATGGACAATGGGCGGCCATTGTACCACCAAAGATCTCCGCCCTGCAGGGCTCCTGTGTGGTTATTCCTTGCTCCTACACTTACCCCAAGCGAGCCTCAAAGGAGAACCTGAACAGGTGGATTggattctggaaaaaaaaaggaactatCATCTCAACCAATCTCCCAAAGTGGAAACTGCCTACTAAGTACAGAAAACGGACTCTGTTTTTGGGAAATTTGcaaacacatgaatgcaccatgatGCTGGACGGTGTCAGGAGGACTGACACTGGCCCTTTCTACTTCAGGATTGAATTGCCACAGTACGGAAGAAGCTACTCCTACACAAACAATCATGTGACCATTGACGttatgt CGAATCCTCCAGTACCATCTCTGTCTGTGCAGGTGAGAGATAAAATAACTGCCTCCTGCTCGGTGTCTCACTCCTGCCCCTCGTACCCTCCTCAGTTCATCTGGAGTCACCCCGGAATCATCACTCTGAGATCGAAGAAGCTGAATATGTGGGAGTGGGAGACTGTGTCAACTGTGACTCTGAAGCCTCTGCCCATTGACTTCAATAAGAATTTAACATGCACAGTGAAGTACAGAGGAGGGAAGCAGGCCAGGAACTCCACCATTATCAGtgtataa